TACCCGTTCCCATCCCGAACACGGTCGTCAAGCCTGACAGCGCCGATGGTACTCCGGGCGAGAGCTCGCGGGAGAGTAGGCCGTTGCCGGCACCCTTAGCAACGCCCCCGTCATACTCCGGTATGGCGGGGGTTTTGCGTTTGTGGCCGTTCAGTTTCCATGGCCCCTTTCCATCAAATGACGGTAGCGTCACCACGCGCCACCGTGTACCCTTCGACTCGCTTGAATCCCACCTCTGTCCCTTTCGCATGACCCGAGCTGGCATCGTTACCGTGGCTGGATTCCCGAACGCTGGGAAGTCCACGCTGCTCAATCGGCTGGTCGGGGAGAAGCTGGCAATCACCTCGAACAAGCCGCAGAGCACGCGGCATCGGGTGGTGGGTATTCGCACCGAGGGCGAGGCGCAAATGATCATCCTCGACACCCCCGGTCTGCTCGAGCCGCGCGATACCTTGCATAGCGCCATGCGGAACGCCGCCCTGGCGGCCGTTCGCGACGCCGATGTGCTGGTGCATGTCGTGGACGCCACAGGTAATATCCCCGGCTCCTTTGCCGAGGCGGCCCATCTGGAGCAGGCGCCGCGCGCCGTGGTGCTGCTGGCGCTCAACAAGGTGGATCTGCTCGATGCCGCGAGGCGCGAGGCGTTGACGCTGCGCTACCCTGAGGCCGTGCAGATCTCCGCCATCAAGGGCGAAGGCATGGAGCAGTTGGTGACAGCCATCACCGACAGATTGCCAACGAGTCCGTATTACTATCCGGACGATGAAATCTCCACGCAGCCCGTGCGGTTCTTCTGCGCGGAGTTCGTGCGAGAGACGGCCATGGAGCAGCTTGGCGACGAATTGCCACATGCGCTGGCGTGTGAAATCGAAGAGTATCGGGAAGGCTCGTCCCCGCTGTACATTCGGGCCGTCCTGCATGTTGAACGTGAAAGTCAGAAGCGCATCGTGATCGGAGCCAACGGACAACAGATCAAGAAGTTGGGCAAGAGCGCGCGAGCCAAGATCGAGCGCTTTGTTGGCCAGCCGGTCTATCTCGACCTCTGGGTCAAGGTGTTGCCGAATTGGCGACGCAACCGCGGTGCGGTCATGCGACTTGGGTACGGCGACCCCAACTCGCGCGCGTGATGCGGTCCTCTGGCAAACGCGCGTGCCGGGATGTGCTGCAGGCTCTCGGCGCGGCTTTCCTTCTTGCTGCAGCGCCCATGTCGCTTGCTGCGCAGAGCGGTGGACTCTTTCTGCTGGCGCCATTCGGTTCGCGTGCCGTGGGCAGCGGTGAAGCCGTGGCCGCCGACACCGCGCTGGGCACTGAGGCCATGTGGTGGAATCCCGCGGCGCTGGCGCGACTGAACAAGCGCGAGCTGGCCGTGCACAACTCGGCGACCATCGTCGCCAACAGCAACATGCTGGCCTTCTCGGTGCCCTCCAAGGTCCTGGGCACACTGGCCGCGTCGGCGTATCTCGTGGACTATGGCGACCAGGAGAACACGGACAATCAGGGCAACATTCTTGGCACCATCACCAATCGCAATTACCAACTCGCGGTGTCGTATGCCACGCCCGTGGGCAAGGCCTTCAGCGCAGGACTGACGTACAAGTTCGTGATGTTGCGCTTCGCCTGTACCGGGATTTGTGGTTCTGTGCCCGTACTCTCCGGCTCAACCAGTGCCCTGGATCTCGGGGCGCAGTATGTCCTGCCGACCCGTCTGCCGATCACGGTGGGCCTGTCGGTACGCAACGTAGGCCCCGCCCTGCAAATCCGTGATGCAGAGCAGGCCGATCCGCTGCCGCGTGTGGTGCAGGGCGGTGTGCGCACCCGTGTGCCCATCAAGGCGCTGGCAGATCGTGAGGCGTCGCTTGAAGTGAGCGGCGACCTCATGAGCGCATCCGCA
The Gemmatimonas sp. UBA7669 genome window above contains:
- the era gene encoding GTPase Era, whose amino-acid sequence is MTRAGIVTVAGFPNAGKSTLLNRLVGEKLAITSNKPQSTRHRVVGIRTEGEAQMIILDTPGLLEPRDTLHSAMRNAALAAVRDADVLVHVVDATGNIPGSFAEAAHLEQAPRAVVLLALNKVDLLDAARREALTLRYPEAVQISAIKGEGMEQLVTAITDRLPTSPYYYPDDEISTQPVRFFCAEFVRETAMEQLGDELPHALACEIEEYREGSSPLYIRAVLHVERESQKRIVIGANGQQIKKLGKSARAKIERFVGQPVYLDLWVKVLPNWRRNRGAVMRLGYGDPNSRA
- a CDS encoding PorV/PorQ family protein produces the protein MSLAAQSGGLFLLAPFGSRAVGSGEAVAADTALGTEAMWWNPAALARLNKRELAVHNSATIVANSNMLAFSVPSKVLGTLAASAYLVDYGDQENTDNQGNILGTITNRNYQLAVSYATPVGKAFSAGLTYKFVMLRFACTGICGSVPVLSGSTSALDLGAQYVLPTRLPITVGLSVRNVGPALQIRDAEQADPLPRVVQGGVRTRVPIKALADREASLEVSGDLMSASAIGGAAAGVGAVLGYKDVLFLRGGYKMQEGQGRGPSIGFGIQRGAFGLDIARRFDAFSSSLVGQPPTYVTLRTRF